One Tursiops truncatus isolate mTurTru1 chromosome 3, mTurTru1.mat.Y, whole genome shotgun sequence DNA segment encodes these proteins:
- the SRA1 gene encoding steroid receptor RNA activator 1 codes for MAGLYVKPGNKERGWNDPPQFSYGLQTQAGGPKRTPLTKRVAAPQDGSPRVPTSETSPGAPPMGPPPLSSKASRPPFVGSCPPSSMEPTNFPVVESEILLEDVLKPLERALEDCRGHTKKQVCDDISRRLALLQEQWAGGKLSMPVKKRMALLVQELSSHQWDAADDIHRSLMVDHVTEVSQWMVGVKRLIAEKRSLSSEEAANEEKSVATAEQNQTMPGIQHDP; via the exons ATGGCGGGGCTGTACGTGAAACCGG GCAACAAGGAGCGCGGCTGGAACGATCCGCCGCAATTCTCATACGGGCTGCAGACCCAGGCTGGCGGACCCAAGCGCACGCCGCTCACCAAGAGGGTCGCCGCTCCCCAGGATGGATCCCCCAGAG TCCCCACCTCAGAGACATCTCCTGGAGCCCCCCCAATGGGGCCTCCACCTCTGTCAAGTAAGGCTTCCAGACCCCCATTTGTGGGGAGTTGTCCTCCCTCCAGCATGGAGCCCACAAATTTCCCAGTCGTTGAGTCTGAGATTCTGCTGGAAGATGTACTGAAACCTTTGGAACGGGCATTGGAGGATTGCCGCGGCCACACAAAG AAGCAGGTATGTGATGACATCAGCCGACGCCTGGCTCTGCTGCAGGAACAGTGGGCTGGAGGGAAGCTGTCAATGCCTGTAAAGAAGAGGATGGCTCTGCTGGTGCAAG AGCTTTCAAGCCACCAGTGGGATGCAGCAGATGACATCCACCGCTCACTCATGGTTGACCATGTGACTGAGGTCAGTCAGTGGATGGTGGGAGTTAAAAGATTAATTGCGGAAAAGAGGAGTCTGTCTTCAGAGGAGGCGGCCAATGAAGAGAAATCTGTAGCCACAGCTGAGCAGAACCAGACCATGCCAGGCATCCAACATGATCCTTAA
- the EIF4EBP3 gene encoding eukaryotic translation initiation factor 4E-binding protein 3, whose product MSTPTSCPIPGGRDWLPDCYSTTLGGTLYTTTPGGTRIIYDRKFLLECKNSPIAQTPPRCLPQIPGVTTPPTAPPSRLEERKKQKETEEEIPDDAQFEMDI is encoded by the exons ATGTCCACACCCACCAGCTGCCCGATTCCTGGGGGCAGGGACTGGCTGCCTGACTGCTACAGCACCACGCTGGGGGGCACACTATACACCACTACCCCCGGAG GCACCAGGATCATCTACGACCGAAAGTTCCTGCTGGAGTGCAAGAACTCACCCATTGCCCAGACGCCCCCCCGCTGCCTCCCTCAGATTCCAGGGGTCACAACTCCTCCAACAGCCCCACCCTCCAGGCTCGAGGAGCGGAAGAAGcagaaggagacagaggaagagataCCTG aTGACGCACAGTTTGAAATGGACATCTAA